The Methanobacterium alcaliphilum genome contains the following window.
TTAATATGTATGGGGCCAGCAACTGTTTCACTATGTGGTGCAGAATGTCCTAGCATAGCAATTCAGTGCAGAGGATGCTACGGACCTACTCCTAAGGTTCAAGATCAAGGTGCTAAAATGATTAGTGCTATTGCTTCTGATTATAAGGTAGAAGAAGACAAAACAGTTGATCCTGAAGAAGTAGCAGATCAATTAGATGATATAGTCGGTACTTTCTACACTTATACACTCCCAGCGGCATTAGTGCCTATGAAAATCCAAAAGGAGGGTAAATAAATGGTAAAACTTACAATGGAACCTGTAACTCGGATTGAAGGTCACGCAAAAATTACCGTTCATCTGGACGATGCTGGAAACGTGGAAGACACCAGGTTACATGTTATGGAATTCCGTGGGTTTGAAAAATTCCTACAAGGAAGAAACATAGAAGAAGTTCCAAGAATTGTACCAAGAATTTGTGGTATATGTGACGTACAACACCACTTAGCTGCTGCTAAAGCAGTAGATGCTTGTTTTGGTTTCGAAGCAGATGATGTATTACCTGCAGCTTATAAAATGAGAGAAATAATGAACTGGGGCTCATTCATGCACTCCCACGCTCTGCATTTCTACTTCCTGGCTGCACCTGATTTCATTGCTGGAAAAGACAGAAAAACAAGAAACGTATTCCAAATTATTAAAGACGCACCTGATGTTGCTCTACAAGCTATCCAACTCAGGAAAAACGGTCTAGAAATGGTTAAAAAAATAGGCGGACGACCTATTCACCCAACTTCTTCTACTCCTGGGGGTATTTCCAGTGAATTAGATGATGAAACCCAAAAAGACCTCTTGAAAAGAGCTCAAGAAAACGTAGAATTATCTCAAGCTACTCTTGACTTAGCTATACCTATATTTGAAGAAAATATTGACCTAGTAAATTCATTAGGTAATATTGTAACTCCGCACATGGGTCTTGTTAAGAACGGTGGCGACTGGGATGTTTACGATGGTGATGTCCGAATCAAAGACGCAGAAGGTAACCTCTTTAGAGAATT
Protein-coding sequences here:
- the mvhA gene encoding F420-non-reducing hydrogenase subunit MvhA — translated: MVKLTMEPVTRIEGHAKITVHLDDAGNVEDTRLHVMEFRGFEKFLQGRNIEEVPRIVPRICGICDVQHHLAAAKAVDACFGFEADDVLPAAYKMREIMNWGSFMHSHALHFYFLAAPDFIAGKDRKTRNVFQIIKDAPDVALQAIQLRKNGLEMVKKIGGRPIHPTSSTPGGISSELDDETQKDLLKRAQENVELSQATLDLAIPIFEENIDLVNSLGNIVTPHMGLVKNGGDWDVYDGDVRIKDAEGNLFREFKPADYTDTIAEHVKPYSWLKFPYIKEMGYPDGVYRVAPLSRINVVDKMPDAAPLAQDRLKEFRDSFGYGQQTLLFHWARLIEMLASAECAADALEGDLSAQKFPDSLERVAGEGVGIVEAPRGTLTHHYACDENGQVTKANIVVATIQNNPAMEMGIQKVAQDYIKPGVEVDDKIFNLMEMVIRAYDPCLSCATHTIDSQMRLATLEVFDKQGNLVNRI